The following proteins are encoded in a genomic region of Acidobacteriota bacterium:
- a CDS encoding aldehyde dehydrogenase family protein has product MIRAQREALARTLALEAGKPIKTARVEIERAAFTFDVAAEEAVRIPGEYLPLDVMESMRGRWGLVRRFPLGPIAAITPFNFPFNLVGHKLAPAIAAGCAVVLKPAPQTPLSALNLARLVAEAGWPAGALNVLPLANEDAGVLVEDARLKMLSFTGSAAVGWALKSQAGKKRVVLELGGNAGVIVHSDFHSDSGHADADLDYAAERCAVGGFSYAGQSCISVQRILVHSSVLDRFLAAFIPKVKALRLGDPMDEATDVGPLIRPSDAERVEQWIAEAVAGGAQVLCGGKRNGSLFEPTVLTHTNAKMKVNCREVFAPVVTVEPYDEFDDALRRVNDSPYGLQAGVFTRDAALIFKAFEELQVGGVMVGEVPTFRIDSMPYGGVKDSGLGREGLRYAIEEMTEPRLLVMNLAQS; this is encoded by the coding sequence CTGATTCGCGCGCAGCGCGAAGCGCTGGCGCGGACGCTCGCGCTCGAAGCAGGAAAACCCATCAAGACGGCGCGCGTGGAGATCGAGCGCGCCGCGTTCACCTTCGACGTCGCCGCGGAAGAAGCGGTGCGCATCCCGGGGGAATACCTTCCGCTGGACGTGATGGAATCCATGCGCGGCCGGTGGGGCCTGGTGCGGCGCTTTCCGCTCGGACCCATCGCCGCTATCACGCCATTCAATTTCCCGTTCAACCTGGTTGGGCACAAGCTCGCGCCGGCCATTGCGGCCGGCTGCGCCGTGGTGCTCAAGCCCGCACCGCAGACGCCGCTGAGCGCGCTCAACCTCGCCCGCCTGGTTGCGGAAGCGGGCTGGCCCGCGGGCGCGCTGAACGTCCTGCCGCTCGCCAACGAAGATGCTGGCGTGCTGGTGGAAGACGCTCGCCTGAAGATGCTCAGCTTCACCGGAAGCGCCGCCGTGGGTTGGGCGCTGAAGTCGCAAGCGGGGAAGAAGCGCGTGGTGCTGGAGCTGGGCGGCAACGCGGGCGTAATCGTTCATTCGGACTTTCATTCGGACTCCGGGCATGCCGACGCCGATCTCGACTACGCCGCCGAACGCTGCGCCGTCGGAGGTTTCAGCTATGCCGGGCAGAGCTGCATCTCGGTGCAGCGCATCCTGGTACACAGCAGCGTGCTCGACAGGTTCCTCGCAGCCTTCATCCCCAAAGTTAAAGCGCTGAGACTTGGCGATCCGATGGACGAGGCGACGGACGTTGGCCCGCTCATCCGGCCTTCCGACGCCGAACGCGTGGAGCAGTGGATCGCGGAAGCAGTAGCCGGCGGCGCACAGGTGTTGTGCGGCGGAAAGCGCAATGGTTCGCTCTTCGAACCGACCGTGCTCACGCACACCAACGCAAAGATGAAGGTGAACTGCCGGGAGGTGTTCGCGCCGGTAGTCACGGTGGAACCGTACGACGAGTTCGACGACGCGCTGCGCCGGGTGAACGATTCGCCCTACGGCCTGCAAGCCGGAGTGTTCACACGCGATGCCGCGCTCATCTTCAAAGCGTTCGAGGAGTTGCAGGTCGGAGGGGTGATGGTGGGCGAGGTGCCCACGTTCCGCATCGACAGCATGCCCTACGGTGGGGTGAAAGATTCCGGGCTCGGCCGCGAGGGCCTGCGCTACGCCATCGAAGAGATGACGGAGCCCAGGCTGCTGGTCATGAACCTGGCGCAGTCGTAG
- a CDS encoding thiamine pyrophosphate-binding protein gives MAKTAADILIETLLDWDVDTVFGLPGDGINGIMEALRTHQEQVRFIHVRHEESAAFMACAYAKYTGKLGVCVATSGPGGLHLLNGLYDAKLDGQPVLAITGMGFHDLVGTHTQQDVELDKIFMDVAAYSVRVMGPTHVENVTDLACRTALSYRAVAHITFPVDLQEKEAKKGRSQRNIPHHTSDVMAYSARMPHEVDLQKAADILNAGKKIAILCGRGAIGAATELEHVAELLGAPIVKALLGKAAVPDSSPYTTNTIGLLGTLPSQLALEDCDTLLMVGTSFPYLEFMPKPDQARAVQIELDPKRIGLRYPVEVGLVGDSRRSLAALLPLLRKHDDRSFLEKAQQGMKHWNALMEKQATRADKPMKPQVVAHELGKRLRNDAIVSCDSGTIATWWARHIPVKQGQMHSLSGTLASMANGLPYTIAAQVAYPERQCVAFVGDGGFQMLMAEFATAVQYKLPIKVVICKNNSLGMIKWEQMVFLGNPEYGCDLSPMDFAAFARACGGAGFTIDDPKHCGAVIEQALNTPGPVIIEAVVDPFEPPMPPKITMDQAAKFAESLIKGEPNRKEIALTVFGDKVREMV, from the coding sequence ATGGCGAAAACTGCGGCAGACATTCTCATCGAAACCTTGCTGGACTGGGATGTGGACACCGTCTTCGGCCTCCCCGGCGACGGCATCAACGGCATCATGGAGGCGCTGCGCACGCACCAGGAGCAGGTGCGTTTTATCCACGTGCGCCACGAGGAATCGGCGGCGTTCATGGCCTGCGCCTATGCCAAGTACACCGGCAAGCTCGGCGTGTGTGTCGCGACCTCCGGACCCGGCGGCCTGCATCTGCTGAACGGTCTCTACGACGCCAAGCTTGACGGCCAGCCTGTGCTCGCCATCACCGGCATGGGATTCCATGACCTCGTCGGCACGCACACGCAGCAGGATGTGGAACTCGACAAGATCTTCATGGACGTGGCCGCCTACTCCGTCCGCGTCATGGGACCCACACACGTGGAGAACGTCACCGACCTCGCTTGTCGCACCGCGCTGTCGTATCGCGCCGTGGCGCACATCACCTTCCCCGTGGACTTGCAGGAGAAGGAGGCCAAGAAGGGACGCTCCCAGCGGAACATCCCGCACCATACCTCCGACGTGATGGCCTACAGCGCGCGCATGCCCCACGAGGTGGACCTGCAAAAAGCCGCGGACATCCTCAACGCCGGCAAGAAGATCGCCATCCTCTGCGGTCGCGGCGCCATCGGTGCGGCCACCGAGCTGGAACACGTTGCCGAGTTGCTGGGCGCGCCCATCGTGAAGGCGCTGCTCGGAAAAGCCGCTGTCCCCGACTCCAGTCCGTACACCACCAACACCATCGGACTGCTGGGCACGCTGCCCTCGCAGCTGGCGCTCGAGGATTGCGACACGCTGCTCATGGTCGGCACCTCGTTCCCGTATCTCGAATTCATGCCCAAGCCCGACCAGGCCCGCGCGGTGCAGATCGAGCTCGATCCCAAGCGCATCGGATTGCGCTATCCGGTCGAAGTGGGGCTGGTCGGCGACAGTCGCCGTTCGCTCGCGGCACTGCTCCCGCTGCTGCGCAAGCATGACGACCGCAGCTTCCTCGAAAAAGCGCAGCAGGGGATGAAGCACTGGAACGCGCTGATGGAAAAGCAGGCCACGCGCGCGGACAAGCCGATGAAACCCCAGGTCGTGGCGCACGAGCTGGGCAAGCGCCTGCGCAACGACGCCATCGTCTCTTGCGATTCCGGCACCATCGCCACCTGGTGGGCGCGTCATATCCCGGTGAAGCAGGGCCAGATGCACTCGCTCTCCGGCACGCTCGCCTCCATGGCCAACGGACTTCCTTACACCATCGCGGCGCAGGTGGCATATCCCGAGCGGCAGTGCGTGGCGTTCGTCGGCGACGGCGGCTTCCAGATGTTGATGGCCGAGTTCGCCACTGCCGTGCAGTACAAGCTGCCCATCAAGGTCGTCATCTGCAAGAACAACTCGCTTGGCATGATCAAGTGGGAGCAGATGGTCTTCCTCGGCAATCCCGAGTACGGCTGCGACCTGAGCCCGATGGATTTCGCCGCCTTCGCGCGCGCCTGCGGCGGTGCCGGCTTCACCATCGACGATCCCAAACACTGCGGCGCGGTGATCGAGCAAGCGTTGAACACGCCCGGACCGGTCATCATCGAGGCGGTCGTGGATCCGTTCGAGCCGCCCATGCCGCCGAAGATCACCATGGACCAGGCGGCAAAGTTCGCCGAGTCGTTGATCAAGGGCGAGCCGAACCGCAAAGAGATCGCGCTCACCGTCTTTGGGGATAAGGTGCGTGAGATGGTTTAG
- a CDS encoding cytochrome c family protein — MSQIFHRSTNTISRLTIYGFLFLVGALTWTAAEVQRSSYVTTQGEAKVQTPPFSHAHHAGGMGIDCRYCHTGVETSPFAGIPPTKTCMNCHAQIWTNAPMLEPVRESFRTGKSLEWTRVNDLPDFVYFDHSIHVNKGVGCDSCHGPVDKMPLMYQAQSLQMEWCLDCHRAPDKFLRPKDQVFNMGYEKPTAEKPLDFGSQHYTDQRKLGKDLIQMYRVRPPSDITSCSTCHR, encoded by the coding sequence TTGTCACAGATCTTCCATCGCAGCACGAACACGATCTCGCGTCTGACGATCTATGGCTTCCTGTTCCTCGTGGGCGCGCTGACGTGGACGGCGGCCGAGGTGCAGCGCTCGAGCTACGTCACCACCCAGGGCGAGGCCAAGGTGCAGACGCCGCCGTTCTCGCACGCGCACCACGCCGGTGGCATGGGCATCGATTGCCGCTACTGCCACACTGGGGTAGAGACCTCGCCGTTCGCCGGCATCCCGCCGACCAAGACGTGTATGAACTGCCACGCGCAGATCTGGACGAACGCGCCCATGCTCGAGCCGGTGCGCGAAAGCTTCCGCACCGGGAAATCGCTGGAGTGGACGCGGGTGAACGACCTGCCCGATTTTGTCTACTTCGACCACAGCATCCACGTGAACAAAGGCGTGGGTTGCGATAGCTGCCACGGCCCGGTGGACAAGATGCCGCTGATGTACCAGGCACAATCACTGCAGATGGAGTGGTGTCTGGACTGCCATCGCGCGCCCGACAAGTTCCTGCGTCCGAAAGACCAGGTATTCAACATGGGCTACGAGAAGCCGACCGCCGAGAAGCCGCTCGACTTCGGGAGCCAGCACTACACCGACCAGCGCAAGTTGGGAAAAGATCTGATCCAGATGTACCGAGTGCGGCCGCCGAGCGACATCACCAGCTGCTCGACGTGCCATCGATGA